Genomic segment of Gasterosteus aculeatus chromosome 4, fGasAcu3.hap1.1, whole genome shotgun sequence:
ATGACTAATGTACAAAAgtacatttcactttatttaaagCCTCTATGTGTAGCCACTTTTAGCACATCTACAGAAAGTGTATGGCAAAAAAAGAATACACTACCCACCACATTGTCCCTGAGTTTTTCCGTGGAAGTACTCCATGGCCAAACTAACCACCAAGTTATGGGACTGACTGAGGGAGACATAAGAGCGGATCTCTGGCATGTAGATTGTCACCGTGTCCATCGTGCTCTCAAACCTAAACCCAGCCGCCTGCAATGGTGGCTGTACGACCAGGCCGTTCAGAGTGACCTAGGGTAGATTAAATCATTATCAAACCAGATTCCTTATATAGTAAAGCCTTGAAGTAAAAACATCCTTTATCACAGAAGatgatttttttacattgtattACCAAAATAGCCAATATATAATGGGGCATGACATATTATGAATGAAGTTTTATTTTATCCCACCTTTACTACAGAGAAGTCTGGATGGATACTCAGTACAGCTTTAGATCCCTGATATTTCACGGTGATGCTTTTTGCACAGGAGCGATGCCTGCCTTCTACACAGTTTTCGTTTTCCACAGAAATGTACAAACTAGGATGTGATGATATCTCCTTCACCAGGATGTTGGTGCATTCTGTCAGGAAATCAAACTTAACACCTTGGAAAGTGGTGTAGTGTGAGTCCCCATATATCTCACAACGACCTAGAAAGGTAAAGGGGTTTTAGTAGAtatgaaaacaaagcaaaaagaatATTTGGGACACTGGATTAAACTTGGTGATCTGTTAACTATTACTTTAGTGCCATCCTGTGGTCAGCATTTGAATTTGTCAAAAACTAAACATATTTCCCAACCACTTGCAAAACATTCCCATCCTGTCTTAACTGTATTTGTCTTTGGTGCTGATAATGAACAGTTATCGCTCTCAAAAAATATGCTGAACTTACAGTCACACTTAAGTGTTTCACAGCATCCATCCAAGACTTTTGTGAACTTGTCTCTGGGGCAGTCCGGAAATTCCATCACTGGGCAAACCACTGGACTCAACTCTATCAGCCCACCTATACAGGTCTTTTTGAAGCAATCTTCTGTCCAGGTCTCACCGCAGTGCCAGATTTTATAATTCTTCGGGTCAAAACACTGGCAATCTGGTGATTTGATGAGCAAGAAACGGGTGAAGAAAGTCAAAAATCATATCTTTGGTGATTTAAGGAACTGGTGGCATGGATAACTGAAACAATGGTATATTGTGCAGCACAAGTAGATGGCACGCACCGTCGGTTGTGGAATCAGTAGAGGTGTGAGTATGGGATGTTGGAGTCACATCCCTGGTTGTTGAATCAGAAGCGGTGTGAGTGTGGTGCGTTCGAGTCACATCCCTGGTTGTTGAATCAGAAGCGGTGTGAGTGTGGTGCGTTCGAGTCACATCCCTGGTTGTTGAATCAGAAGTGGTGTGAGTATGGTGTGTTCGAGTCACATCCCTGGTTGTTGAATCAGAAGCGGTGGGAGTGCTGGATGTTGGAGTGGTGGACGATGAAGGGTCTGTCGGAGAAGAGGTGGAATTGAGGTCTGGCATTTTGAAAACAGTTTCTGTTTTGGTACAAACTGTaaaccatttaaaaagcaaagtCATACAACTATTCCATAGTTCCCTGGAACCAATATTACACACATGAAATAGTAAAGGCAGTGGTTGATCAATATAATTGATAATTACCGCAGTTCATGGCTCCATTTTCACAGCGGCTGAAAATAATTAAGTAGGAAAGTGAGAAACAACATCCAGTTGTCAACATAATGAGTAATGAAATTATTAGAATGGAAATACTTTACATTTATGTATTTTGAAacagtctatatatatatacagtctatatatatatttattaagaGTGACCCCATTCGAATAATGttaatctttttaaaatgaacagaaatgacaaaaaaataattgcccAACTTACCATAACACATTCTGTATTACTACCACTGCCTGAGGTTGAACGATAGTGCCATTAAGGTAACAGGTGCAGTTTCCTAAACTGGTGCATccaccagtgttttcatcataGTATGGCTTCTTCTCTGTACATCTTGGATAGCAGCCTtttccaaaaataaacaaaatgtgtatATGAGTGCTATTGTTTTCTAATGCTCTGAATagaaaaaaacctttgattTGATCTAGATTGTGATAGTTGTTTGTagaaataaattgttttcagTTTGCATCTTACCATGAATAAGAATTAAATGTGGTTGTTTGTATAGAAATGGGAATGTTTGGTTACCTTCCAGCTTGTGAGAGATGTAGTTTTCTTTGCCACAGGTCAGCATTTGACCACAGGCTTCATAGTGCCAGATAGACTGTCCATTCTTGTTGTAGTAGTCACAGTACACCGCTATAGTTTGAATGATCACAAGTTAAACTTTTACAGAAATACACCGTTATAGTTTACATTTTCTAAACAGGTAAAGTAATAATTATGAAAATTTTCAACAGATTAATTGTTGATTACAAAAGTTGATTACTTTATGTAAGTCTTACACTTTGTCAGGTCTCTGCATAATCACTAAGAAACATGACTAAATTGATAAAACATTATATAATGTATATGAAGTTTGTAAGATTCTAACAAACTATATAAGGAATTGATTTTCAGAACTGGCTGGTGCTTACATTATTTTACTGGCTTTAAATTACAagttattaaaacatgtttaaaaaaagtgtctTTTAGAGTAAAGTTCATGTGTCGTTAGTGAGGGAAAAAAGGTCCTAACTTACGACACATATCAGGTGTCCtccaattcacacacacatgctgctcgCTGCAGGCCTGTGCGTAGGCAGCCACAGCTGTGCAGAAGCCGAGGAACTTCCCGTCTGACTCACAGGAGCAAGACTCCTGCACACAGGCATCGTAGTAGGGATCTGGATCCACCTGGGGATTGGAAAACAACCAGGATAGAGTTTGTATCTACACATTTTAGGGCTATCTGTGAGAATCTTTTTTTGTAAACAGTTGCATGGTTTCATATTACGACAGATTCGGATATGgaaattcataaaatatttagCAGTCTAACACCTGACGTTGTTTGTGCTAAATCTATAACATGCATACTTTTAAGTGGCATTCACTGAATGTTTCTCCTGTAAGGATCAAACAGCGCTGCTGGGCCCAGGCTGCGCAGTAGGAGTTGCGTTCACATGGAAATATATCAGTGGTCACATCAGAGCAAGGAGGTGTTTGGACTTTCCAGCAGTTGCCAAATGCCATTGGACCGGACACTAGAAAACATATTTGTTGGGTGTTAAGTCGAccaccaaaaaatgtaaaaatctttTATGAAACAACAAACATAGAAAACACCTCTACCTGATGAACCACTTATACTTAGGTCATTCATCTCATTGGAGTCAAAATTCCCACAGAGGCCACACACTCGGTTCTGTAGGAGAGATGGTTAGAAAGTAAATGTGGAAGTTCTGAAAGTACCAAACAAAATTTAAGTAACTGCTGGAGTCTTGATTTTTCCAAAGTCCGTAATTCCGATTCATAGTCAGTTTGATATAAATTTGAGTTGATTTGTGCTAAATAACTGCAAAGTTAAAGACATTGAGTAACCGTATAAAATGTTGGTTTCAATTCAAAAAAATTCAATTCAGTCTTtagaagtgccccccccccccccgccccaattttattatttagtcTAATCAAAAGCATCAAACTGATGTAAATAAATGGCTAGGTTTTAAAATCCTCTTGACTCACCTTCCACGAACCCGCCAGCTCTACGGTGATCCGGGTGTGTTTGTCCCAGATGAGAGTTATCCCTTTGCTTGGCACTGAGATTACAATGTAAAGTCCCAAAGTGTGTATTGAGTAAAGTGAATCATCCTGCCCAGTCCAGCCTTCATGGAGGCGTCTGATCACCTGCATGTCTCTCAGCGTCAAGGTGACTTGGCCCTttttaggttaaaaaaaaaaagagtagaccTTGGGTTACGAGAATAAATGCGTTGATAAACAAATAACTAGACTTTTATTGATTGATGTATCTGTAAAATAGAAACTAAAAATTCCACCTTCAGGTCAAGGATGATGTTGCGAGAGCAGGTGAGCACCTCCTCACAGCAGGGGACACTCTCCACTCTGATAGAGAAGGTGCCTCTTCTCATGTCACAGGAATCCTGAAGCAAGAAGAGtttaaaagttaataaaaaattGGCAAATTCTGTCTATAAAGAAGCCCTTCAGTATTTGGCGATGCATTGCAAACACATATGAGCGTGAGTGGATTTCATTCCTACTTTCTTGTTTGGTCTTACCTGCACAAGTGTATACAGACATTGTCCAGAAAAGCGGAACCATTTGGAGTCAAAGGTCTGGTAGTGTCCATTTCCGTAGACTTGGCACTGTCCCGGGCAAGGCTTCTCAATGCAGTGCCACTGACCACGATAACAGGTACTGTAACATAGAGTGATGTCATCCTTTTATTCACAGATTCATCAGCGTTTGGCGGGATAGGACTCTTTGATCAAATAAGTGGGAGTTACCATGTTTTACAGTTGCTGGTAACTTGCTGTCCTGCTTTAAATGCTTTGCCACTGAACACACAGGTGCAATCATCGAGTGAAACACAGTTCCCATGGTGATCTTCATACTGGTGATCTGGACAGTAACAGCCACTTTTACAGGTCTCCCTGGTACCCTGCCAATCACAGCAAATGAAGAAATGTTGTTATTAGAAAGTCTTTTATAGACGACAATAAAAAACTGTATTTGAATTTGGGTTAACATTGAGGATACAATGAACATGTACATGAAGACATGCACATTCAACATGAAGTTAAGAATGGGCAAGAAAAGAATCACCTTAAAAAAACCTTAAAAACAAGTCTCCCTCATGATATTAATTAGCAACATTATCCTTATATTTTTAATGGTAAGTAGTGACTGCTTTCAATTGATGAATGAATGCAAATAAATAGACAAACAAGCCATGGAGACAATCACATAATCAGTCGACTTACCTTTGGTTTGCTGATATAGTCACAGGTGTTCCGAACACTTTTATTTTCGCCCTCAGAGCAACTAACACACACCTTCCCATTTCTGCAATCTGTGTGATATATATTTCAGACAGGTAAATGtcaaatttgaatttgttttcattaacaTTTTTGAACTTGAAATAATGGAACTAAGGTAAACAAAGAACGAGTATGATGTCGATATGATTGCGATGCAAGAATATATATTCACCACAATTCGGCAAACAGCTCAGTATCCCATTCTTGCAGTTGCTAAAACAGACACAATATTTGCTTTGAGAAATAACACATATTTGCTAGTATCTTAACATCAAAGATGGAGACACCACACACGAGTGCACTATAAAAGCATTGGGTAGACAGGGTTAAGGAAGACACCGGGTAATAGCCTCAACCATTACCAGTCGTATTATTATAGACAAGCTGTCAATACTCAGATATTCAACTCACCACTTTTGTCCGGCGATAACAACAGGCCCCGGGGCTGCAATACCACCGTAGTAAATACAACCACACTCTTCCTTTGGGCAACAGGTCTGTCCTTGGTTCAGGTGGGTTCCCTCCGGACAGCCACAGCCCTCCACAGGATCGTCGTTCATATTACAGCGGATGTCATGGCCAGAAAGAGAAGTGCATGTGCGGTTGCAGATATGCATGCTGTAGGAGAATTCTTGGTTCTTCTGGCATTTCAGATCTGAGACACGACATTAAATGTACCAAcgatttatttattctattaaaatggggcattttattaatttagactcccgttgttttttttcaacagcaTTGTTTAAAACTATATTCTGTATAAATCCTTAACAATTACTTTTATAAAATGCTGCAACCCGAAAAGTTTTTAATCATCATTGTATTATtgtcacaaaagaaaataacatcTCATAATCACATAAAAGCAACTGAACTAATTTGATTCAGTTCATTTAGTTTGTTGAACATAGCGTACGTCCATTGGTTCTTTTCTGTGAACTTTTCAGTGAACTCTAGAAAATAAAGTGTGAGGATGTTCACAGAATACGTTTATTTTTCAGAACTAAACTTACCGCAGCCCGTGATTCTCCTCCAGTCACCAATTACAACACCAACACCGGCGCAGGCTTTGGCGTAGCTGGCCAGACCAATACACAAGCCCTGTCTCCGACTTCCGGCAGAGTTACATATTCTTTGGATGCAAGCCTGGAAATAAGTAATAATTAGGTTAATTTCTGAAACTCACAAATTTATAAAGGATATGGTATGGGGAAAAAATCTTGTTACCGTGTAGTAGTAATCAGTTGGGATATGAGGGTGGCACTTAGCAAATATCCCTGTTGGTTGGTTCAACACTGCGCACTTTTCATAAGCATAATTCtctacaaaaaaaagatatttaaatcattaatgcattttattgaCCTTGCATATTGGTATCATACCACAAGCAAGGTTATCAAcaaatttcaatgttttaaaacCAATGTTGATATGATGTAGAATATTTTAAATGACTTCTCAGCCGTGATCGGTAGACAAATCAAATATTGAGTGGGACTTTATACACACTAGTGCACTGCCCCTTCTAAAAAGTGCCATATAAGAAGAAGCCCATTGCTGGGGCTCTGGTACTGCTTCACACTCGATGCTGCGCTTCCTTGTCCTGGGTAATAATACAACTGCTATGACATACATAATTGCAAAAAGTAGCCATGGCACAGTAAACACAATCCACTGTGTAAATATGCACTACCAACGTATATATCCTAGTATCTTGACACTTGATTCCCTGCGGTCCTCAGCATCATGCAAGTGTTCTGTTAATCGGATGAGTAGTTCTCAAGAAAAATCAAAGGACGGACATAAAGAGTGTTTTAAATATGCGTTTTAAACATAtttgaaacacatttatattattaattcGTACCATTCTCCAGGTTGGTGCAGGTGGTGGGTATGTTCCCGAAACAATTAAGCAAACTCCAGGACATAGCAAATGGTTTAGCTGAGTTCTCAATGATCCCGCTGTTGGTGGTGAAGTCATCTGTGGTGTCACTGTTGCTATTGCCACAAAGACCTAAAAGACATACTGGCTATGATTACAAATCATACTGGATCATGACACATAAAATATGATGTACTttctattgattttctttttcatcttgaGAGCTAATTTTAAAAAAGTCATAAAGGAAGTGAATGCCAGTGAATATATTTTGGCCTGTCTGTAGACTGTGGTCCGCACCTTTAATCTTGTCATTGGAGGTGTCAGGTGCATCGATGAACAGCTGGATTTCAGGGGACATCTGAATTTGGAAGTTTATACCAATGGTCGTGTGGACCTGGATGAACATGGAGGACACCCAGTAAACCTGAGCATGACCTACAGGAGAGAACTCAATAAATTAATGGGTGGCTGGGTAAATGCTGAATGATGAATGGATTGTTAGGCAACTAGACGTACTACATATTCTAAATAAAATCCAGCCAAAATGTAATCAACTACATATCCTTTCAATTTTCTTTACCAGACAGATGGAATTCCGAAATCTCCTGCCCATCGAACAAGGCCTTGTTCTTCGTGAATACAAACAGTTCCTGCAAAAAAAGGTGTTTATATTCCATGATAGCACACTACTGTTTCATTACATGTGTTCGAAAgatattgttattttaaatgaattcctCAAAGACTGCTTGTACCTCCATGAGCTGAACCGTAACCTTTCTtatgtggagttttttttgcGAAAactctattattattatccagTTGGGACCCTTTAAAGTAAAAGACTAGTTAGTATCATAAATAGAATACATCTGTAATGTTACATGTTAGGAAATTGGAAAGAATTACCTTTGAAGCCACATATAAACATTTGTTAGGGAGGACATATTGTTTTCCATCGAATGTTGTCACAAACTGGCCTTCAATGACACATCTTCTGTGGCAAAAGTTCTCTGAGCATCGCCATTTCCCACCATCACACGTACTGTGTGAAGATAGAACCAAATTTAAAAACTTAAGAATAGTTCATGTTATTAACTTGTAAAGAGGTAAGGAAACAGATTATATGCCCATTTTTTTGCTAAGAACCATCTTGTGAGTCTGAAATGAAGTTTGAAGTATATTACCATGACTGACACCTGGAACTCCGTATTTCTCCGTTTCCGTAGGTCTTGCCAGCAAACTCACAAGAGCAGCTGGATTTAGGAATACAGCGATAGCCCTTTTCACAATTATTCAAAACTTTACctaaaatacaaataacacCATGTTATTAGGCTCATTGAGGCTAAACAAGCTATGAAACTTTTAAAGAGCTACATCATAAAGACAGATCGTGCTCTTTCACCGTTTGGACAGGCACAGGTTTCAGTGAGTTCCTGGTAGAAGGGTGCAGGGTTCGGGTTGGAGCAGCTGGGAATAAATGCTGGACCTTTTTTCTCATAAATCAGGTCTCCTGGACACCTCGGCTTTGCTGCATTAAACCACAGAAAATAACATCATGTGTTCTTCTCCAATGAGTccataagatttttttttcattttgtttttgaagagtGCCTACCACATCTGGTTAAACGTCTCCAAAATCGGTTGATTCTTGATTGGTTACACTGGCTTGCAACTTCTTGGAAGAAAGGACAGAAGATGCTCTGGCTGTTTTCAAAGCCACAAATGTTCTCTTTACAGAGTCGGTGATAGTGAGAATTGTTGTCTTGCAGACAGTTCTTGGTTTTCAGAAAGAATCGACGGCATATCTGTAGATATAATCAGGGAAACCACTTTAATATCTGGAACTAGGACACATAATTGTTCACTTATTTTGTGAGTCTCTCAGTCTCATAAAATCAACCCTCCCCCAATGATgtagaaaagaagagaagagaatggAGATGCTTCCTAATATGTCCATGTATTCTATTGTGTTCAATTTTGCTTGTCGAAATGAGTTAATCATTAGATCTGTTAACTCACGTGATTTTTTTGCAACACAGGATCTCTGATTTTACATCTGTGGTCATGAAGCTTGCTGTCTCTGATCAACTCGTCCCTGTGGCCTGATGTCAAGAAAAATTTACTTTGTTAAACCAAACTGGATGCAAACAATTGTTTTGGCTATTTAAATCACTATTTGTACCACTTTCACCACCACCAAAAGAAATGATTGCAGTTGCTACTAAAAATACTGCTGTCAATGTTACTACTGCTATATTACAACAATCAATGTCTCACTTCCAGTCAGTTAATAATACCTGCAACGTTTTGTTTTCCACACAGTCCACACATGTCGGTGCACAGCTCCGACTCCAGTGTCACCTTAATAACAAGTTTAAACACATGGGCTTCAGTGAGTGAGGTTAGTGTTGTATGTTCCAATTAACCTGAGACATTGATTATGCCTGCATGCATTTGTCTTACTGTAATTTTGCTCTTAAAAGTGTGTTGAGCCGACTGTATAACGTCAACTTACCCACAGAGAGTTTATTCCCCCATGTACATTGTGCCAGGTGACAGTAAAAGGAAGCAGCGAGCTCCTCAGTCTAGTGTAGATGCCGTATTTAAAGATATGCTGGTAGGTGTGGTCGTATGGAAGGGAAACACTATCAAGACATAAATCGACTGTTAATAAATATCTGGGTTACTAGGGAAGTACAGGTACTACATGGTTAAAATGCTATTCTTAAAATCCTGCAGTGAAAATGGcatttaagtaaaagtatgtCAGTACAatagggatttttttttaagtaaacaatGCTGAACAATccaataaatataatgtatcacaattttttaaacatctaaaggaagaagagaatttttttattttagctaACATCGGAGTGGAATGTCCTCAGCTAATCAACATGCTAGTCTTACTTTTAAGACAAAATAATTGTGCAAAAATCTCCACAAACTagctgaagttttaaaataattgtagttgtgtaaaatgtgcatttttgccagaagaagaggagtgGAGGAACTAAtccaatatttgaataaatgtacCAAACAATGGACCATTGGATAACAATataaatacagagaaaatagaTTTTATCAACAAATAAATTCTTTTGACCAATTATGACCACCACTTGACGTAAAACaggtatttgttttttaattaaagacaGAATAGGTGAACTATTACAGTTTCCACCTCCCTGAAATAAGTCCCTACGTGATAACTCGGTAACAGCTTGACTCAGTGTATTAACTCATTTTACAAAACACTGATAATACAGTATCCCAGACTCAAAGCTAATAATCACATGGGATTGGTGGCATTAGGCAGGtaaaatttttttaaaaagcgttGTGAAATGTCTATCAAATTTTAAGAGCTGTCCGTTTTGGAAAAACAGTCATGTGATGAATGATTAAATAGTCTATTTTGCATTGCTCAAACCTTTTGTTCTGCACCAGGATGTGGCCATTCCGCAAAAGTGTCGTGACTTTGTTAATGATGATCTCGACTTGGACCAACAGCCCGTTGTGACCTCGCCGTATGGTGACAGAATATTCCCCGCGGTTGACGTTGAAGCTTGTGAGTTTGAACGGGCAGTCGGACCGAACATAGTAACTCTTCCCCTTAAAAGGCTGGACGATCCCGCTGCCAAATGTCCTGCAAGTGTCTGATCACAATTCAACGATTAATGTTAAACAATAAGGACAAATGTGAGGTCAGAAATTAAGAAATAGGTAAATGAAATTACTTTGGaattttgatttaaatgtttggGTCAATGTGTACTCGATCTTCCTTACCCAGTGTAAAGAATACTACCATTGAATGAAAATAGTGTCTTTTCAACTCAATAAGCCAAATGCTCAACTCTTATTTCACGTCTAAACAGCAAATGCAAAATTATGTTTATCTACCATGTCCATATAACCCTACACATTGCAACGATCAGTTATAGttgctttttgtttggtttgttttgaaaaaagcaaCTAGCAACTAGCAAAAATGTGATCACAAAATCAGGAATCATGAATCAGGATACATTTacttgccaaaatatgtcaaacatacaaggaatttgtcttggcggttagtgtgcgacagtagacagacaagacaacagtgcacaagtaataaaataaagtggaatgaaatgctaatgcaatgggttagtagaataaggctatgggttagtataaaacaagggaataaagtttaaaaaaatttaatattaaaaagttaaaaagaaaaatattaagcataaagtccactaacgaacaagtaacagacaagagacaaagtgacgagtgacgacaaagtgatgaattgcagttaaagtggcatgtgcagtgtgaaggggagtgaccgatggagtgttatagtcagtcagtgggggccgggctctgttgatgagcccggtcccccactacTACTATACTACTGAAAGGAACAGTAAGACAATAAATGAGAGAAATGCAAGAGCCAAACAATGAAACAGCATGTGTTTCATAAAACCTAAAACAATGTAGCCAGTACCTAGTATCACACATTGATTGGTTTGTACTCACAAGTCTGAATTTCTTTGGTCTTGAACAATTCCACTGTGCCAGAAACTAGAAGAAAAATACAGTGTCAGGGTGCAAGTAATCATTAATTATGgtggaaatgaattaaaaagaaaatacttacTTCATCTGGTATAACAATAAGTTATTTATACACGTAAGCAGAGACAACAAAACCTCTATTTTAAAGTACCGAAGGTTTAAATGTTGATAATTGGAAGCAATTG
This window contains:
- the LOC120817735 gene encoding mucin-6 isoform X2; the protein is MWWVVCFNCSPAASGSMTTQRWILAFCLSLASVSGTVELFKTKEIQTYTCRTFGSGIVQPFKGKSYYVRSDCPFKLTSFNVNRGEYSVTIRRGHNGLLVQVEIIINKVTTLLRNGHILVQNKSVSLPYDHTYQHIFKYGIYTRLRSSLLPFTVTWHNVHGGINSLWVTLESELCTDMCGLCGKQNVAGHRDELIRDSKLHDHRCKIRDPVLQKNHICRRFFLKTKNCLQDNNSHYHRLCKENICGFENSQSIFCPFFQEVASQCNQSRINRFWRRLTRCAKPRCPGDLIYEKKGPAFIPSCSNPNPAPFYQELTETCACPNGKVLNNCEKGYRCIPKSSCSCEFAGKTYGNGEIRSSRCQSCTCDGGKWRCSENFCHRRCVIEGQFVTTFDGKQYVLPNKCLYVASKGPNWIIIIEFSQKKLHIRKVTVQLMEELFVFTKNKALFDGQEISEFHLSGHAQVYWVSSMFIQVHTTIGINFQIQMSPEIQLFIDAPDTSNDKIKGLCGNSNSDTTDDFTTNSGIIENSAKPFAMSWSLLNCFGNIPTTCTNLENENYAYEKCAVLNQPTGIFAKCHPHIPTDYYYTACIQRICNSAGSRRQGLCIGLASYAKACAGVGVVIGDWRRITGCDLKCQKNQEFSYSMHICNRTCTSLSGHDIRCNMNDDPVEGCGCPEGTHLNQGQTCCPKEECGCIYYGGIAAPGPVVIAGQKCNCKNGILSCLPNCDCRNGKVCVSCSEGENKSVRNTCDYISKPKGTRETCKSGCYCPDHQYEDHHGNCVSLDDCTCVFSGKAFKAGQQVTSNCKTCTCYRGQWHCIEKPCPGQCQVYGNGHYQTFDSKWFRFSGQCLYTLVQDSCDMRRGTFSIRVESVPCCEEVLTCSRNIILDLKGQVTLTLRDMQVIRRLHEGWTGQDDSLYSIHTLGLYIVISVPSKGITLIWDKHTRITVELAGSWKNRVCGLCGNFDSNEMNDLSISGSSVSGPMAFGNCWKVQTPPCSDVTTDIFPCERNSYCAAWAQQRCLILTGETFSECHLKVDPDPYYDACVQESCSCESDGKFLGFCTAVAAYAQACSEQHVCVNWRTPDMCPVYCDYYNKNGQSIWHYEACGQMLTCGKENYISHKLEGCYPRCTEKKPYYDENTGGCTSLGNCTCYLNGTIVQPQAVVVIQNVLCRCENGAMNCDPSSSTTPTSSTPTASDSTTRDVTRTHHTHTTSDSTTRDVTRTHHTHTASDSTTRDVTRTHHTHTASDSTTRDVTPTSHTHTSTDSTTDDCQCFDPKNYKIWHCGETWTEDCFKKTCIGGLIELSPVVCPVMEFPDCPRDKFTKVLDGCCETLKCDCRCEIYGDSHYTTFQGVKFDFLTECTNILVKEISSHPSLYISVENENCVEGRHRSCAKSITVKYQGSKAVLSIHPDFSVVKVTLNGLVVQPPLQAAGFRFESTMDTVTIYMPEIRSYVSLSQSHNLVVSLAMEYFHGKTQGQCGVCGVGSCIRKGGKMEDNSCCDKTAYSWVKRQGSKPACALLPRDVECVQTTAVPPTTTTSLPCPSSALCVVLDHPAFSKCIKHLRRKKKICVYGSCDIDRCSILKRAAKECMKAGVCIDWRALTNGKCTMTCPKGLVYRQCRDKLDDFCLKGIVKEGAPFKCTREGCFCPHGQIKADQDSNICVTSCPYCKGPLGEPKQPGDVWESGCHICKCNKETGKEECHLKPLETKPSCSPDSVLVNKPCCGEKICVKKTCKFGKRTYQVGESWSDDSNPCQSYHCTLEGIQTAIRDCPRVHCHPARLIWDDHKCCKICNNTCAPVFGDVEFRTTDCHTILHVPVCMGECGSGLSIKVGRELRVHAQNNCCQEKTSETKTLSAICYHPVTNRREEKTFTYKHITSCECKLCNTQH
- the LOC120817735 gene encoding mucin-6 isoform X3, whose amino-acid sequence is MWWVVCFNCSPAASGSMTTQRWILAFCLSLASVSGTVELFKTKEIQTYTCRTFGSGIVQPFKGKSYYVRSDCPFKLTSFNVNRGEYSVTIRRGHNGLLVQVEIIINKVTTLLRNGHILVQNKSVSLPYDHTYQHIFKYGIYTRLRSSLLPFTVTWHNVHGGINSLWVTLESELCTDMCGLCGKQNVAGHRDELIRDSKLHDHRCKIRDPVLQKNHICRRFFLKTKNCLQDNNSHYHRLCKENICGFENSQSIFCPFFQEVASQCNQSRINRFWRRLTRCAKPRCPGDLIYEKKGPAFIPSCSNPNPAPFYQELTETCACPNGKVLNNCEKGYRCIPKSSCSCEFAGKTYGNGEIRSSRCQSCTCDGGKWRCSENFCHRRCVIEGQFVTTFDGKQYVLPNKCLYVASKGPNWIIIIEFSQKKLHIRKVTVQLMEELFVFTKNKALFDGQEISEFHLSGHAQVYWVSSMFIQVHTTIGINFQIQMSPEIQLFIDAPDTSNDKIKGLCGNSNSDTTDDFTTNSGIIENSAKPFAMSWSLLNCFGNIPTTCTNLENENYAYEKCAVLNQPTGIFAKCHPHIPTDYYYTACIQRICNSAGSRRQGLCIGLASYAKACAGVGVVIGDWRRITGCDLKCQKNQEFSYSMHICNRTCTSLSGHDIRCNMNDDPVEGCGCPEGTHLNQGQTCCPKEECGCIYYGGIAAPGPVVIAGQKCNCKNGILSCLPNCDCRNGKVCVSCSEGENKSVRNTCDYISKPKGTRETCKSGCYCPDHQYEDHHGNCVSLDDCTCVFSGKAFKAGQQVTSNCKTCTCYRGQWHCIEKPCPGQCQVYGNGHYQTFDSKWFRFSGQCLYTLVQDSCDMRRGTFSIRVESVPCCEEVLTCSRNIILDLKGQVTLTLRDMQVIRRLHEGWTGQDDSLYSIHTLGLYIVISVPSKGITLIWDKHTRITVELAGSWKNRVCGLCGNFDSNEMNDLSISGSSVSGPMAFGNCWKVQTPPCSDVTTDIFPCERNSYCAAWAQQRCLILTGETFSECHLKVDPDPYYDACVQESCSCESDGKFLGFCTAVAAYAQACSEQHVCVNWRTPDMCPVYCDYYNKNGQSIWHYEACGQMLTCGKENYISHKLEGCYPRCTEKKPYYDENTGGCTSLGNCTCYLNGTIVQPQAVVVIQNVLCRCENGAMNCDPSSSTTPTSSTPTASDSTTRDVTRTHHTHTTSDSTTRDVTRTHHTHTASDSTTRDVTRTHHTHTASDSTTRDVTPTSHTHTSTDSTTDDCQCFDPKNYKIWHCGETWTEDCFKKTCIGGLIELSPVVCPVMEFPDCPRDKFTKVLDGCCETLKCDCRCEIYGDSHYTTFQGVKFDFLTECTNILVKEISSHPSLYISVENENCVEGRHRSCAKSITVKYQGSKAVLSIHPDFSVVKVTLNGLVVQPPLQAAGFRFESTMDTVTIYMPEIRSYVSLSQSHNLVVSLAMEYFHGKTQGQCGVCGVGSCIRKGGKMEDNSCCDKTAYSWVKRQGSKPACALLPRDVECVQTTAVPPTTTTSLPCPSSALCVVLDHPAFSKCIKHLRRKKKICVYGSCDIDRCSILKRAAKECMKAGVCIDWRALTNGKCTMTCPKGLVYRQCRDKLDDFCLKGIVKEGAPFKCTREGCFCPHGQIKADQDSNICVTSCPYCKGPLGEPKQPGDVWESGCHICKCNKETGKEECHLKPLETKPSCSPDSVLVNKPCCGEKICVKKTCKFGKRTYQVGESWSDDSSPCQSYYCTLEGIQTTIRECPRVHCHPYRLIWDDHKCCKTCNNTCAYLVFSSLSFLPF